ccagcataatatgctgaagttCGAATTTTTTATATAGGACATTCCAGCATAATGTGctggaattccaacataatatgctggaaggtTATATGTatgagctccataatccagcataatatgctgaatttTTTGTGTTTCAGCtaaaatagtgattattttttaatgactttacaaatgttgactatttttcaattattagtCCAAAAACTTGCTAGCTCATTCTATTTTCACGGCAAATGGTCCTACTTACATGGCAAAATATGCAAATAGTGGTTGAATGTTGAGGTGACAAAATTAGTTCATGAAAATATGATTCATCTAATCTATCCAAGTTTGGAAGgttaataaaattcaaaaatagccaaatttataagtggtaattgaaaaatatccacggtttcaaaagtaatcaaaattaatcacttttcatgtaaagataaatctgaacgaaagcACTATTCAagatccgaaaaatattccatcataatatactggagttcgaattttttacatgtgaacttccagcataatatactggagttccagtataataaaTTGGTCCAGCaaaatatgctggaagttcatacacaggtgatccaatctccagtatattatcaTGGAACTTTCTGTGTggtggagttccagcataatatgctggaagttcatatacagaTGCACCAATccctagtatattatgctggaatttttcctGTTGCACCAAAATAGTAGCTATTATTCAATGACTCTGCAAACattggttatttttcaattaccagtacGAAAACTGGCTAGCACGTGCTATTTTCACATGCATTTCTTAACTCAATTTCTTTTGACCCGTTCATTTTATCCCATTTATAAGTTGGATTGATTTGGGCTAAATATGTAGCCCAATTGAACCACGAAAAACTTGCCAAAAgatttgtttaaaagaatttttgttttgttttgatatgttatatataaatataataaagaaaaaaatatttatttttttggtaataaaaccAATTTAAGAAGAGAAAAAACTTGATATGAGTTGAAGAGCTTGGGCACATTATTTGTTTAGCTCATTTTGTCCTAACCCGAGCAACTAAGAAGTATTGGGACAAATTGGGTTACAACTTAAAATTGGGGAACTTTACATAACTATCacaatttaaaagaaatataacaaattcgtAGCATGAAATTCAATATTACAGTTGTGGcagaaaaatatttatatttgtagcacacagtttcattaaaataggaatattaattattaatgtctaaacataagcaatttgaatggaaagtcaataattctttgtacaaaaaatatatttttttttctctctttatctattagctttccttctttttcttcatcttcttaattttattttctgccgaagccaatatattttctaaatttgttccattcgttttctttttaattatctttcttaagtttttctcttccttctttcttcctttcttaacataaagatcttacttcgataataatatacgttaatatatacaaaacgtatataaaaatatatatattgaattaacacatataaaatatacaaaaaatatacataaaaattacATCTTCAATTAATAAGACACTTAGGcatgtgaaatatacataaaaacatatcttaaatttaattaatatggcatataaatatacaaaaaatatatatatatataaaatatatcctgaattaaaatggcacttgacatttaaaatatatttgaattataCATTgaaaatacatcttaaaataagatggcacttcacaaataaatatacaaaaattacacttcacaaataaatatacaaaaattatatacataaaaatacattttgaattaaagtgatacttgatatacaaagtataaaagacgtataaatcaatacatcttgaatttaggTGGCATTCACATATGCATCAGATTTTAAAAAATGGAGTGAAAAAGATGAATGTCGGAAAGGGAGAGTGAAGATGGACAAGAAAAATACTTCTTGTGATTAGTGAGTCAGTTAACTTATTAAATATTGagcttaatttttataatatactaataataaaaaaaatgctctctatgaaataaataataaataatgctattttttaaaataatagttaaaaaaaTATCCGGGCATAAAAAAGGCAATAAAGTCGAACTGTTCCGAATATGTTAAGAAAGATCTTGGGCTTATCAATGGTATTCCCATCCAAATCCCTGTCAATATAGGATATATTGTACTTGTTATAAATGTCCTCAAAGTCGACACAATAAGCAATTGTTTTAAATACGTACTGAACATCTCTATAACaatatttttatataacaatactttactataaaagtcaaactttttCGGAACCAATATTTATGTTATATTagtataatatatgttctctataacaataCTTCGCTATAACattcaaaaatattcggaacaaacgaaCCTGTTATAGAAAGGTTTGACTGTACTTAGCTATCTTGTGCTACATGACACCAGGTATCCACgtgaaaatagcacggtctagccagttttcggactggtaattgaaaaataattagcgtttgcaaagtcattgaaaaatagccactattttgatGCAACacaaaaagttccagcataatatattggagattggtgCACTTGTGTTTGAACTTCCAGCAtactatgctggaactccaacacacagaaagttccagcataataaattggagattggtgcaccagtatatgaacttccagcatattatgctggaactccaacacacggaaagttccagcacaatatactggagattgaatcacctatgtatgaactttcagcatattatgctggaactcgagtatattatgctggaatatttttcggattttgaacaactgtttttgtttagatttatctttacatgaaaagtgactgaatttcaattacttttgaaattgtggctatttttcaattaccacttgtaaatctgactatttttgaatttcgccTGGTATCCACTCTAAAGGACTGCTATTTAGAAATTAACCAGTGTGTCATGAATTTCAGTTTTtgacaaaaatatcataaattgtcctgaaattaagatttttagtttaaagtTTCAAGATAAAATAAGTGATGGTTAATCTCTAAATAACATCCATGAGAATGACTATCTATGCACTTGCCCCTTACAATTTGTATTTGCTGCAATTTGAATCCTGATCTCCATGATTTTTAACCACTTCATCAATCATTAAACCATACCATTAAGTAATACACGGACTTGcgtcttctatttcttcaattcatcTAACCATCAAACCTACAACATTAATATCAATATCTTCACAATGAACCAATCAGGAAAGCAAACTTCTTCCACAGCGTTTCTAATAAGTTCCTACCAAAATATATGATAACCAGCTTTGATGAAATATAACAAGGTTAAATATTAGAAGTTGGAAACCTCCATCAGCTGGAGGTAGTTTAGGGGTTGATCCGGGAAGAAGCCAGTGGCGAAGGCAGAATTTCTgctaagggggttcaaaaaaaaaGTTAACATATAATATGCAGAGGCACAAAACAAATTTTGCCTTCTTCGGCCCCCCTAAATCCGTCGCTGGCAGAACCGCAGAAGCAATCAAATTTTTTCATGTATTTGCTGCTCCTTCAGCATAGAAACTTTACTAATAATTCACAGTACAAACAAGAACAACAGCAGAGAACACTGGAGAAGTGATGTGGGCACACAAATGACAGATTAAGGAAACATTAGACTATAAAAAGCAAGAAAATTAAGGCTCCATCTTATAAAATATGTACTGAATTACACTAAATAACTCTGCAAATACAGGATATCAGAGACTACAATAACAAatccagtgaaatcccacaagtgaggtctggggaggatagtgtgtacgcagaccttatccctaccttatGAAGGTATAGAGAcagtttccgaaagaccctcggctcaagaacacAGGATATCAGAGACTAGATAAGAATTTTGGATTATAAAGAATCAGAAGGTCCAGAGATTGAATCGATGTGAGAAAGCTTTTGCATGGGAATGCATACAACACTCATAAATACACACATGCATATTGGTTAAGTATGAGCACACTTTAATTAGTACTGCAGAAAATGTAACTAAATTAAGGCACCTATGTAACATAATGACCTATTTGAAGAATGGAACAAGACCTAATAAGTTAACAATCACATAAACACATGCTGCGAAAGAACATGGAAATGCCTACAACACCCAGAAATAGATTCATGCATATTGGTCAGATACAAACACACTTTAATTAACGCTGCAGAAAATTTCACCAAATTAAGGCAAGTTTAAAAAGGTATGGATGTAACATAATCACTAGATTTGAGGAATCCAACCGGTCTATATAGATCTTACAAACACATAAAACCATGGAGTGAAAGAAATCTTGCACCGCTAGTATTTCACGCAAAGTTTTTACACTCATTCAGGTTGCAAGAAAGTGACACAAAGTACAAAATATCATCTAAGTCAGAACCAGGGTGTTAACAGCTACTAATGCCTCAAATGCTCAGATAAGATGGCTCTAGACGTTTAAGTGAAAGCAGCATATCTGAAAAGAGAAACAATCCAAACAGATAGTTCATAAACTCCAGTATCAAATAGTAGCTGATAGGGAACATTCACATAAAAGCCCTAGGTTGAAACATAACACATGTGATCATTTGTAAAAGAATGACTATCAAATGACGGAATGCTGTTTCTTTACTCCACACAACATCTAGTTGACATAGATAAGAAGAATCTCTTGGGCAGAAGACGAAGATACTTTACAAACCTCCTTGCTCACTATAAAAAACAACCACAACTCCACAAATACCACACGGCTAATAGTTTCCTTTTAGCATCTAACAGAAAACCTTCTGTGCCCCAACTACGCTTTATTACTTGGAGCATGAACAGCACTAAGCCATGTCAAAGCGCTTGATATTTAGAAATATTGGACGATTGTGATCATCCAATGATTGAATGTTGTTTGCTTTACTCCATAGAACACATGGTTTATATAAGTATATATTTGGCAGGCAGCAGACATTTCTAGCTTACTATCAGACAGTCACTAAATAACAAACTTCCTTGCTTTTTTGGCAAAAGATAACAAGACTCCACAAAGCTAAGAGTTCTATTTTAACAGCTCAAGCAAAACCCTCTCTGATGCACTTGGGCTTATCCCTCAAGAATGAACACCGATAAGCCATGTCAAATACTATATTCCAACAGACTATGGAATTTCATGAAAACATCTAGTGTCCTCAACTTCTATCACATCGCTAGCAAAAGAATAATTAAACCTTCAACCAACATACAAGTACTCAATCATATATAATTATAATGTAAAAGTGCACTCATactgaaaataaaaattatagtTGATTAACACCAGAATCAAACCACTAAACAAGCATAAATGATAGTGAACACATGTCAACTAATATTTGATTAGATGAAATCTTGATTCTTACATAAAGTGATGAGAGAGTATTCAACATCTCATACATCAACAACACTAGAACTCCCATCATAATACGACACCAAGGAACTGAAAGTTCCCTCTAATTTTACATGTCAATGTATATAAATCTGACTTCAACTGATAATAAAGGACTTAATTATCCCAGAACCCATATATAGTTGAAGATCACATAATCATATCAATTATCAGACACACACTGATCCATCCATCATGAAATAACATGATATTAAATAGGACAAGTAAATTGAAGAGTTCAAATCTCTTCCAGCAACAGACTCATATCAATAGCCTTAAAGCTAtgatcttttttttctttccaccCCCTTTTTTCTCGAGAtcaataattaaataaagaagGGAAACCAAATGGGGCTTTTTCGAATAATTAACAGATCCAAATTTCGAAACCATATTCCATCAAAGACATAATGCTGTGCAGTGAAGATCATCAGAATCAGCATCCATAGGTGGAGGAAAGTTGAGATCGAAAGGCAATGGTTTCCGAAAAGCTGATGAAACGATATTATCATtttcattatcattatcacaatCGCCATCTTCAACAACAGAAGAAGACGAGTCACAATCACTCCGGCAGTCGTCCGGCACGACCGGCGGCGATCGAGGATGTTTTCTCGAAGGCAACACGGCCGTTTGCTGGCGTGGCGGCGGCCTGGGCCCACTGAAGGATTCTACGGTACTACTCATGCTGCTCGATGTAGGTCTTTGAATAACAATCGGATGGTTTTCCTGAGAGTACAATCTCGGGTCAATAAACGGGCCGTTAGGGTTTATGGTTTGATTGAAGTGAGAATACGGAGGTAAAGGGAAATTAGTTTTTGCTTTAGGTCCCCGAAGAGTCCGAGCTGCAGCGTCATAAGCTTTAGCGGCTTCTTCAGCTGAATCGAAAGTGCCAAGCCAAACCCTAGTTTTTTTCCACGGGTCTCTAATCTCCGCCGCAAATCTTCCCCACTGCCGTTTTCTGACACCACGAAACCTAATGTCTTTCAATCCTCCAGATCCAGCCGCCGGTGAAGCCTCCGCCGCTTGCTTCGCCGCCGCGGTTGCTCTACCTCTTCGCATGGCCACAGGtcaaaaaacaacaacaaaaagctTACCCCTTTGAGACCGATTGGAGCCAATCAAAGATCGAGAAGCAGCAGAGGATTAGCTTCCCTTCCGAGAGCactcactttctctctctagaactcagcttttctctctctctagaactcagcttttttctctctctactgTTTGTGGTGGGTTTGGGtgagagaaaggagagagaaaTAGGGgctgtttgttttcttttgtttatttttaaatttttcccTTAGAAGTTTAATATAAGGGGGGTTTTATATAATTTGATTTGGGAGGGAGGAGTTGGTGTGGAAAGTGGAAAAAAACGCGGGGATAAAAAGAGGGGTAGTTGGATTTCTcaattttctttattgttttcctttttctcacCCTCATCTCCTTGTTTTGTTTATTGTTTACTTTGTAATGACAATATAGTCCCTAAcatgttccttttttttttctaataccACTAGTAGGTTGTGAGGGAATAGTAAATTTTTATCGTTAAGGATTATGGTGATATTGATATGATTCCTTTTGGATTCGAGCTTTAAACATAGAAAaaaatttaatagagaataattcgccctttaataaattttatacgATGCCAATTTAGATGTCATATCTAAGTGAGAAATCAACTAGAGACTTCGGGATCAAACCCTATAGATTTAAAAAAATCTAATAAAGAGCACTTTTCACTTTAATTAGTTTTACATGATACGAATTCCTATTTGTCGGGGCGTAAAAATAAATATCAAAACCaagtaaaaaaatatatgatAGTAACTTTGttgagtcccacatcggtgggtgtGGCAGGCCATTTGTCTCGTTATATGACCCTGGTCAATTCCCAGCTTGTGAGCTAACTTTTGGAGTTGAGTTAGGTCTAATGTCCATTTATCATTGTATTAATGCCACatcatatcttcttcttcttcctcatttctaGGGTTTAATCACATTAATTCAGCTATAATTTTATGGTATTAGAGCCAAGCTTACCTCAATTTATTGTTATTAATGTTGGGCTTCATTTATGTTGCTCACGCTCCAGTTTGTTGGCCTTAGCATGGGGAGGGGATGTTGTATCCCACATTAGTGGGTGTGGGAGGATATTTGTCTCCTTATTTAGTCTTGGGCAATTTTCACCTCATGAGCTAGTTTTTTAGGTTAACTTAGGTCTAATGTCCATTTATCAAACTTTTTAATCCAACAACTATATTTTCATTATATTCTTTTTTGTctcttaattaaaaaaattatggaAATACACTAAGCCGGTGAATAATAGAAgatgagaaataaaagaaaatttataTTTAGTGAAATAATATTAAAGCCCTACATTTAAATGGTGTTGAGGTGAAATTGTAAAAAGTAACAATTATTATAACTGCAATTAGTAGTTTTGATTATGTTTCTTCAGTCCAAATGATTTTTGCCAGTTGGTTTACTGTAAGAATCTTTATTTATTCACGTGAATGAGCAAATAACCTTGTAAGCAAAATGGGGTGTGTTagttggagaaataaatataggATGAAAGTCGTTTTGTTTTTAAAGTTGTAGCAACTACCTTACCCTTCAATAATGTGTAGTAGTGCATATTATTGAAGCACGGACAAGaaaaccaaatataccaaatgaAAAAGGTAAAGTTGTCTTAGAGCAATAGTAAGGTAGCAGTTACTAATATTTGTGTTAGGGTAGTACAAGATACGGAAAGTGtgacttaggtggtttggtcatgcgAGGAGGAGGAGCACACATGCCCGGTGAGAAGGTGTACGAAGTTGatattggagggcctacggagaggtagaggtagatcaaagaagaggtggggagaagTGACTAGGCAAGATATGGCGCAGCTTcggctgaccgaggacatgacccttgatatgaAGGTATGGATGTCGAGTATTAAGGTAGtggagtaggtagtctagagtgttcataacagtagtattggcacgcagtctcgctttctgttggtagtagatttttatgactaaccgttattttctttcattgttgatcaccttattgtcttgttatttttattctgcttttatatggctttttggtactgtcccttcttgtttatattttcattaatgtagtgcttatactttcctgagccgagggtctattgtaaataacctctctatcctcacaaggtaggggta
The nucleotide sequence above comes from Nicotiana tabacum cultivar K326 chromosome 12, ASM71507v2, whole genome shotgun sequence. Encoded proteins:
- the LOC107808746 gene encoding ethylene-responsive transcription factor 3-like: MRRGRATAAAKQAAEASPAAGSGGLKDIRFRGVRKRQWGRFAAEIRDPWKKTRVWLGTFDSAEEAAKAYDAAARTLRGPKAKTNFPLPPYSHFNQTINPNGPFIDPRLYSQENHPIVIQRPTSSSMSSTVESFSGPRPPPRQQTAVLPSRKHPRSPPVVPDDCRSDCDSSSSVVEDGDCDNDNENDNIVSSAFRKPLPFDLNFPPPMDADSDDLHCTALCL